The DNA segment TCTGGGGCCCGCTGGGCCTGCTGAACGTGCCCAGCTCCCTCATCGTCTATCTCCTGGTCACCCGCCGGCGGCAGAGGCCCTGCCCCGTCTGCGGCCGGCGAGCGCCCCGCGGCGCCCGCTACTGCCCGCATTGCGGGACGGCGCTGCGCGGCGAGGAGGCCACCGGGCCC comes from the Limnochorda pilosa genome and includes:
- a CDS encoding zinc ribbon domain-containing protein — protein: MNPWPWALVIALLVGQATWIFQDARRRGEAAWLWGPLGLLNVPSSLIVYLLVTRRRQRPCPVCGRRAPRGARYCPHCGTALRGEEATGP